CCATAACTCATATAAATGTTGGGAACCGTGACAAATTGCCGGCCCCAGGCGGAAACGGGGTACATTTGTTCGAGGAGGTTATCGCGAGCGCTACATCCGGTAGGTACTTCGGTCCAGCGGTTTCCTCCAAAAAGGGCAAATGGTTTGTCGGCACTGACGTAGGAACCTGTCAGGTCGTCTGCGCCGACTGCCCCTTGTACCAAATAAGTCTCTCCCTGGTTAAGGACAACCTCAAAAGTGGTTCCTGCTGGTTTTCCAAGTTTTGTGTTGGCACTTACGGTTATGTTTAAAACGGTCTCGTCAGCGGTTCCCACCACCAGGAATTCCGAAGGGTAATCCACTCCCTGGATGTTTACCCCGTTGTAACTCATTACATAATAAGTTTCACCAATCGAAACCACTGGCAAAACTACGGATGCCTCAGACCTGAAGTTGTGATACTGATGAATATAAACCGAAACAGGAAGACCCGATGTCAGTCGGATTCCTGAAAAGGTGATTTCCTCCGAAGAAATGACTTCTGCGGAATTAGGCAGGGAAACAAGGGTAACCGTATTCGCAATAACGGAAAACGAAGTACTCCAGTTTTCAAGCGGCAAACTAACAGTGCCGGTAGTATTGTATTTGGAAGTGATCATCACCACTTTGGTGTTTTGATTGTCCCTATGCTGCATAAATCCAAACCAAAAATCTGTTCCTTCATTGGTTTGTGCCCTGAGGGGTCCAGTTGCAAGGAATAAATTTATACCCGCGATAATTAAAGTTATGAGATACTTTTTTTCCATTATTAAAATTATAACATTTTTCCTAAAAAGCAAGGTTTTTCGAAATAAGCCCGGCAGCGGCTGACCATTATATTCCTTCATTGGGGTAACAAAAATAAACAGGGATTGATTTAGGGTTGTAATTTTTATAAATCAATCCTAAAATTTTAATGCCATGAGCAACCTCAAATCATTTTTTTCAATTTCCGTATTTACAATGATGGTCTTATTTGTTTCAAACTGTGAAAAGCCGGAGGATAATCCCGGTCGCAATGAACCAACCATGATCGAACAGACTTTTAGCCTTGACCCAAATGGAACTACCTTGATGGAGACCTCCGAGCCCCGCAATGGTGTAATTAACGTCAGGTGCACAGGGGAAGTACCTATTGTTCTTAAGGTCAAACTAATTGCCGATAATGATGGAACTACCCGTACTGTGGAGAGAACGATAGCACCCGGTGAAGCCCTGATGGAAGAATTTCCCCAGATGCTGTCTATTAAAGCTTTTCTTATTCCCGGTATTCCTGTTCCTCCGGTAGCTACCCTTAATTTTATTGCGGTTTATGTTCCCACCAATGAAGATAATGGCTTTTCCGCTTCTGACTGGCTTTCAACGGGTACGGTTTGTTTGAATGGTGAGGTGGAAAGTGCCCCGGATCAGGATATTGATTGTCTTTGGTACAAGCAGACTCTTTGGTCAGCTGTTGCGGAAAGGGATATAGATCTTAATATCACCCTTACCGGAGCCCATGATATGACTGTTGAAATAGAAGGACCTGTCGGAATTTACCAGTCTTACTCTATTAGTGCGGCGCCGGCATTACCTCAATTCCAGACATTATCGGGAAAATGGGAAGGTGTTGTTGCGGTTCACATCCTTTGTCAGAAATCTCCCGTGAATCCATGTGGCAGTTGTGATTTTTCCTATGATTTGTGCTATAATTAAGAGATGAATCAATAGGTGTTTTCTCATCTGACAACCTGCCGGTCCAATAAAAAACAGAGGGCTTTTCCAAAAAGAAGGGCCCTCTGTTTTTTTATTGCAAAAATACTGGATGAAAAGCTCAAAAATCACCAAAATGTTCGGATAAAAATCATTGTAAAATACTAAAAATATCATTAAGATTGAATATTATTTGAACCGTATCGGTGAGGGTGTTTTTTTATTTTTGATGAACTAGCTAAACCTTTAGGGCGGCAAAAAATCCCATAATTGAACATTAAATTATTTATTCATGAAAAAGCTGATTTTCCTCCTTGTGTTGTTTTTATCCTTCGATGCTTTTGCTCAGGACCATGTTGTATTGAATTCAAATGAAATTATTTATGGCAAAATTTTAAATGATGAATTTGGTGCGGTGAAACTGGTGGTGGATAACGAAGGATTCAGTGATACCATTCAAATCCTTAAAACCCAGATCAGTAAGATCGTTTATTGTCCCGGTGCGGTATTCCACCGTCCGGTTTCTATTGCTTTTTCACCATCTATTACCTTTTTTGGAGTAAGAAGGCAATTAAACGATGTACTGGTGACCAATAATTTTGACGGTCTGTATGATAGCTGGTTGTTCGGACCCACAACCTCAGAGTTCCCTAAGGTTACTTCTTTTCTTTCCCTTGCGGTGGATGGGAATTATCGTGTGGGCAATAGTCTTGGATTTGGATTGAAATTCGGCCTTTTTAACCATATATTGGCCAAAGGATACAATTCAGAAAAGGGGGGGCATATAGCATTCAAATACAGTGATGTAGGGTTGATCCCTTATGTACGTTGGTTTAATTTGAATAATAAATTCCACCTGGATATCGGGCCCAGTTTCAATCTTGTCTCTTTGAGAGGAGAGGGTACCGTACCAGAGGTTTACCAGGAGGGTCCTGCCTCAGATAACCGGCTTTTCCTGGGAATGAATCTGGGGGCCGGAGTAGCTATTTATGAAAAAAGCCATTCCTATTTGCATTTTAATCTGACCTATCAACAAATTTTTGGCAAAGCAACATTGGATCCGGTTTATTACAAAGATTACCTGGAGATGACTAGTATGGTTATTCCCAGCCAGGAGATTCGGATGAGCCAATTTGCCATTGGTTTAAGCTATGGAAGAAAATTCAGGGAATTCTAATGTGGGATTTCCGTATTTTCTTAACTAATTGCTCCAATAATGGGCGCATATTTCCCAAGTGTCCCTTTACGGAGAATGATATCCAGTCCTGCGGATTGGAGGTGGGCTTCAGTCATTGGGGCGAAGTATTCCCAGGCTTTTGTGATTCCGCCTCCGATAACAACTCCCCGGGCCTTGGTACTAGTCAGCCATGGAGCCAAAAACGATGCCAGGTTTTGTGCGAAATCATCAAAGAGTTGCTTCGCTTCTTCATTTCCCTGGGCATAAAGGTCAGCAAGGGGTTTTACCCCTTTGATGGTCTTGCCGCTAAGTTTATGCCATGTATTTTCAAACCATCTCGTGGATAAAGATTCTTCGGCAATTCCTTCTCTGAAGGGCTGGTAATACAAATATCCTCCCTCCGGCATACCGGGACCGGAAAAGGTTGGGGTTCCCTTGACGAGAAAAGTTGACCCAAATCCTGTTCCCAGTGTAAGAATCCATACTCTGTCAATATTTTGGGCGGCTCCGAACCGGTATTCTCCAACGGCAAAGGCAGTGGCATCGTTTTTGAAAATGATATGGAGATTTTGACCGTCAGGAAGGTTATTTTTGAGGTATTCACGCACGTTGACTCCTTTGAGGCTATTGTACTTTGGCACGCCTTCAAATGAAGCAATGCCATTTTCATAATCAAACGGGCCGGGCATGGCAAAACCTATCGTTTGGATTTTTTTATCTTTATTATTTTGAAGAAAAGTTCTAAAAAATTCTGTCCATATCAGGAGAATTTCTTCTTTAGGACCGAGGGGGTCGATAGGTTGCTCGCGGTAGCTGTCGATAATGATCTCGCCGGTATCGCTGTTTACAATAGCTCCTGAAATGTGAGAGCCGCCAATGTCTATGCCAAGTGAGAATTCCATAATTTGAGTTCGTATGTTGATTAAGAACCGTTAAATTACGGAGTTCCCGGCAATTAACAAGGTTCACCCCAAATTTTGTTTTTTAAAATTCGGGGTGAATCCTGTTTCTTATGGAAATAAGCTCAATGATTAGGAAAAAGAGACCATTATCCAGACAATAATGGACAAAATAACCAAAGATGCGCTAATGTCAATCCAGTTGTAACTTAATTTGTTCTCTGTTTTGTGGTCATCAGAAGTCGTGGCAAAGGTAAGTCCGTGTAATTGTGATTCTGAAGGCACACCGGACAATAAACTAACCACTATGGCGATAAAGATACAGGTGAAAAAGAATAATGCGCCAAAAGTCAACCAGTTGAAATCTGCAATTTTATAAAGCAAGGAATCGATTGAATAGGAATTTTTAAATGTTTCAATCATTAATTTTCCCATTCCTAAAACCAATCCTGTCCCTAAGGCCGCAATGGAACCGTTGGCATTGATTCTTTTCCAGAAAATGCCTAATAGGAAAACAGCAGCAATTGGAGGTGCCAGGTAAGATTGGACTTTTTGCAGGTATTCATATAATCCGCTGGACAACATTGAAATAACCGGAATCCAGATGATCCCAAGCACTACCACAATAGCCGTCGCAATTTTGCCTATGTTCACCAGCTCCTTTTCAGGCTTTTCGGGATGTAATCTTTTGTAAATATCCAGCGTAAATAGCGTGGAACAAGAGTTGAATACAGAAGCCAATGAACTCATCAAGGCCGCCATTAATCCTGCCGCAACCAACCCTCTTAAGCCAGAAGGCAAAAGGTGGGTCATGAGCACTGGAAAGGCCTGGTCAGGTGTATCAAAAGAAATCACTCCTTTTTGGGACAAGCCCAAAGCAACGATACCCGGAACCAGGAACAAAAATACCGGGGTTATCTTAAGAAAAGCCCCAAAAATGGTTCCGCGCCGTGCTTCTTTAAGATTTCTGGCTGTCAAAACCCTTTGAACGATAACCTGGTCTGTACACCAATACCAAATTCCCACTATTGTACTGGTAATGACCAATGGCAACCAGGGAAAGTCAGGGTCTGAATTTGGCCTCCACATACTCATGTAATCCGGTGCATTGGCTGTTACCGTATTGACCATGCTAGACCATCCGCCAATTTCATTTATCCCGATAAAAGTCAAAGTTGCCGCTCCCAAAAGGAGAACAATGGCCTGAACGGCCTCTGTATAAACAACGGCTTTCATCCCTCCTAAAATAGTATATAAACCGGTTAAAACCACAGTAGAAAGCGCCCCAATCCAGAAAGGTATCCCCAGTAAGGAAGACACTACAATCCCTCCTGCATAAATAGTTACTGATACTTTGGTCAGCACATAAGCTATGATGGAAACGACAGAAAGTAACCAACGGGATCGGGAATCAAATCTCCTTTCCAGAAATTCAGGCATCGTAAATACTTTACTTCTGGCATAAAATGGCAGGAATAACCAACCCAGCATCAGAACGATCCATGAGTGTAATTCATAAATCAGCAAAGGGAGCTTATTCCCTGCACCGTTCCCTGCTAATCCAACAACATGTTCAGATCCGATATTTGAGGCAAAAATGGATGCGCCGACAACGAACCATCCTATATTTCGACCTGCTAAAAAGTAATCTGTGGTGTTTTTGTTTTTTTGAAGAATTACCCACCAGGCAATACCCAGCAGAATTAGAAAGTACAGACCGATAACGATCCAGTCCAGATTGTCAAGGCTCTTCATTAGTTTGTGTTTTAAGTATTAAAAAAGTCAATATTACTGTCCGTAATAGGCATCCTTTCCGTGTTTACGTTGGTAATGTTTATTGATTAAAGTATCTTTAAGGCGTGCCGCTTTGGGATTTACCTGTAATGTAAGGAAAGCCATCCTGGCGCATTCTTCGCAAACGGCGCTGTTATAAACAGCCTTGGCCACTGTTTTTCCCCAGGAAAAAGGGGCATGGCTACCCACGAGGATCATTTCGACTTCTTCATAGGAAAGTCCTCTTTCTTTCAGGCAATCAATGATCTGGTAACCGGTCATGTGTTCGTAGTCCCCTTCAATGTATTCATCTTTCATGGGAGGGGCACATGGAATATCTACCGTAAGGTGATCTGCGTGGGTGGTTCCAAAAATCGGCACATCTTTTATTGCCTGGGCCCATGAGGTGCCATAAGTGGAGTGTGTATGGACAATTCCTCCGATCTTATCCCATTCCTTATAAAGTACAGCATGAGTTTTGGTGTCAGAGGAAGGTCTCAGGTCGCCTTCAATCACTTTTGCGTCGTAATCGAGAATGACCATCTTATCGGGAGACAATTCTGCATAAGGAACCCCGCTGGGTTTGATGGCAAAGGCGGCCAGGTTCCGATCTACTGCGCTGGCATTGCCAAAAGTAAACAGCACCAGGCCCAACTCGGGAAGTTGCATATTGGCTGCATAAGCCTCCTCTTTGATGTGTTGGTATTTACTCATTTTTGCGTATGAGTTTTAATTTTGCGTTATGTAATGCTCTATTACCTGAGCAAGTTTACAATACTCCTGATAATATTTTTCATATTTCCTGGCATTTTCTTCGATAGGGTAGTATTCCTTGTCAAATCCGGAACCCATGTTCTCCATGGCCAGGCTCACATTTTCATAAAGGCCGGCAGCGGTGGCGGCAAACATGGCCGAACCCAGGGCGCAGGTTTGTTCTGAAGCAGCAATTTTGATGGGAATGTTCATCACGTCGGCCATCATCTGCATAATAAAAGGAGACTTTTTAGCCACTCCTCCTAGCCCTATAAGGCCTTTGATGGGAATCCCTTCCTCGATAAACCGGTCGACGATCTTTTTGGCGCCGTAACAGGTGGATTCTACCAGAGACCTGAAAATTTTAGGAGCATCGCTGCCCAGGTTCAGCCCGCTGATCACCCCTTTGAGTTGTTGGTTGGCATCGGGGGTTCTCCGGCCGTTCATCCAATCGAGGGAGAGGACATTCGATGAACCAATAGGTTCTTTTTCCGCTGCTGCGGAAAGGCGTTCAATCAGCTTTTCCCGTGCTTCTTCAATGAGTTTGGATTTTGTCTCCTCGTCTAAAAGGTCGCTCTCCCGGATCGCTTGTACGATAGGTTGCTCCAAAACCCTTCCAAACCAGGCATAGATATCACCAAAGGCGGATTGACCTGCTTCGAGGCCGAGCATGCCGGGAATGACAGAGCCGTCCACCTGTCCGCAAATACCTCCCACCAGTTTTTCTTCTCCTTCTGTTGGCGCTACGAGGATATCACAGGTCGAAGTCCCCATTACTTTACTAAGGTAATAAGGCTCGATCTGTCCGCCAACGGCTCCCATATGGGCATCAAAAGCCCCAACACCGACTACAACTTCCTTAGAAAGGCCTAGTCTTTCTGCCCATTCGGGAGCGAGTTTACCGGCCGGCACATCAGAAGTATAGGTTTCTTTCTGCATGCGATCCACCAAACCATCAAGAAGGGGGTCCAGTGCTACAAAAAATTCATTGGGTGGCAGGCCACCGAATGATTCGTGCCAAAGGGCTTTGTGACCGGCGGCACAACGGCTGATCTTCATTTGTGAAATATCCTCCCCTCCGGTTAACAGGAAAGGAATCCAGTCACAATGTTCCACCCAACTGTAGGCTGCTTTTCGAACACTTTGGTCCTCCCGGCTCACTTTTAAAATTTTCGCCCAAAACCACTCGGAAGAGTAAATGCCTCCCTCATACATGGTGTAGTCGATTTTCCATTTGGAGCAAAGCGCATTAATCTCTTCTGCTTC
This sequence is a window from Lewinellaceae bacterium. Protein-coding genes within it:
- a CDS encoding ribulokinase; this translates as MKYVIGVDFGSDSVRSLVVNAEHGEEVASAVHYYKRWKEGLYCVPSINQFRQHPLDYIEGLESTIKECLSAAGEEIARKIVGISVDTTGSTPVAVNKQGTPLALLPEFSENPHAMFVLWKDHTAIREAEEINALCSKWKIDYTMYEGGIYSSEWFWAKILKVSREDQSVRKAAYSWVEHCDWIPFLLTGGEDISQMKISRCAAGHKALWHESFGGLPPNEFFVALDPLLDGLVDRMQKETYTSDVPAGKLAPEWAERLGLSKEVVVGVGAFDAHMGAVGGQIEPYYLSKVMGTSTCDILVAPTEGEEKLVGGICGQVDGSVIPGMLGLEAGQSAFGDIYAWFGRVLEQPIVQAIRESDLLDEETKSKLIEEAREKLIERLSAAAEKEPIGSSNVLSLDWMNGRRTPDANQQLKGVISGLNLGSDAPKIFRSLVESTCYGAKKIVDRFIEEGIPIKGLIGLGGVAKKSPFIMQMMADVMNIPIKIAASEQTCALGSAMFAATAAGLYENVSLAMENMGSGFDKEYYPIEENARKYEKYYQEYCKLAQVIEHYITQN
- a CDS encoding sodium/solute symporter (Members of the Solute:Sodium Symporter (SSS), TC 2.A.21 as described in tcdb.org, catalyze solute:Na+ symport. Known solutes for members of the family include sugars, amino acids, nucleosides, inositols, vitamins, urea or anions, depending on the system.), translated to MKSLDNLDWIVIGLYFLILLGIAWWVILQKNKNTTDYFLAGRNIGWFVVGASIFASNIGSEHVVGLAGNGAGNKLPLLIYELHSWIVLMLGWLFLPFYARSKVFTMPEFLERRFDSRSRWLLSVVSIIAYVLTKVSVTIYAGGIVVSSLLGIPFWIGALSTVVLTGLYTILGGMKAVVYTEAVQAIVLLLGAATLTFIGINEIGGWSSMVNTVTANAPDYMSMWRPNSDPDFPWLPLVITSTIVGIWYWCTDQVIVQRVLTARNLKEARRGTIFGAFLKITPVFLFLVPGIVALGLSQKGVISFDTPDQAFPVLMTHLLPSGLRGLVAAGLMAALMSSLASVFNSCSTLFTLDIYKRLHPEKPEKELVNIGKIATAIVVVLGIIWIPVISMLSSGLYEYLQKVQSYLAPPIAAVFLLGIFWKRINANGSIAALGTGLVLGMGKLMIETFKNSYSIDSLLYKIADFNWLTFGALFFFTCIFIAIVVSLLSGVPSESQLHGLTFATTSDDHKTENKLSYNWIDISASLVILSIIVWIMVSFS
- a CDS encoding ROK family protein; this encodes MEFSLGIDIGGSHISGAIVNSDTGEIIIDSYREQPIDPLGPKEEILLIWTEFFRTFLQNNKDKKIQTIGFAMPGPFDYENGIASFEGVPKYNSLKGVNVREYLKNNLPDGQNLHIIFKNDATAFAVGEYRFGAAQNIDRVWILTLGTGFGSTFLVKGTPTFSGPGMPEGGYLYYQPFREGIAEESLSTRWFENTWHKLSGKTIKGVKPLADLYAQGNEEAKQLFDDFAQNLASFLAPWLTSTKARGVVIGGGITKAWEYFAPMTEAHLQSAGLDIILRKGTLGKYAPIIGAIS
- a CDS encoding L-ribulose-5-phosphate 4-epimerase, producing the protein MSKYQHIKEEAYAANMQLPELGLVLFTFGNASAVDRNLAAFAIKPSGVPYAELSPDKMVILDYDAKVIEGDLRPSSDTKTHAVLYKEWDKIGGIVHTHSTYGTSWAQAIKDVPIFGTTHADHLTVDIPCAPPMKDEYIEGDYEHMTGYQIIDCLKERGLSYEEVEMILVGSHAPFSWGKTVAKAVYNSAVCEECARMAFLTLQVNPKAARLKDTLINKHYQRKHGKDAYYGQ